One Pseudomonas entomophila genomic window carries:
- a CDS encoding gamma-butyrobetaine hydroxylase-like domain-containing protein yields MARLPTAINLHKASKTLTLTYAPGEVYHLPAEFLRVHSPSAEVQGHGNPILQFGKINVGLSGLEPAGQYALKLTFDDGHDSGLFTWEYLEQLCLRQEQLWADYLDELHKAGKSRDPSESVVKLML; encoded by the coding sequence ATGGCCCGCCTGCCCACCGCGATCAACCTGCACAAAGCCTCGAAGACCCTCACCCTCACCTACGCCCCCGGCGAGGTCTACCACCTGCCCGCCGAATTCCTGCGCGTGCACTCCCCCTCCGCCGAGGTCCAGGGCCACGGCAATCCCATCCTGCAGTTCGGCAAGATCAATGTCGGCCTCAGCGGCCTGGAACCGGCCGGTCAATATGCACTGAAACTGACCTTCGACGACGGCCATGACTCCGGATTGTTCACCTGGGAATACCTGGAACAGCTGTGCCTGCGCCAGGAGCAATTGTGGGCCGATTATCTGGACGAATTGCACAAGGCCGGCAAATCCCGCGACCCGTCGGAATCGGTGGTGAAACTGATGCTCTAG
- the phaC gene encoding class II poly(R)-hydroxyalkanoic acid synthase codes for MSNKNNDELQRQASENTLGLNPVIGIRRKDLLTSARTVLRQALRQPLHSAKHVAHFGLELKNVLLGKSSLQPESDDRRFSDPAWSNNPLYRRYLQTYLAWRKELHDWIGESDLSPQDISRGQFVINLMTEAMAPTNTLSNPAAVKRFFETGGKSLLDGLSHLAKDLVNNGGMPSQVNMEAFEVGKNLATSEGAVVYRNDVLELIQYSPITEQVHARPLLVVPPQINKFYVFDLSPEKSLARFCLRSQQQTFIVSWRNPTKAQREWGLSTYIDALKEAVDAVLAITGSKDLNMLGACSGGITCTALVGHYAALGEKKVNALTLLVSVLDTTVDTQVALFVDEQTLEAAKRHSYQAGVLEGSDMAKVFAWMRPNDLIWNYWVNNYLLGNEPPVFDILFWNNDTTRLPAAFHGDLIEMFKNNPLIRSNALEVCGTAIDLKQVDCDIYSVAGTADHITPWQSCYRSAHLFGGKIEFVLSNSGHIQSILNPPGNPKARFLTGEDRPDDPVAWQENAVKHADSWWLHWQSWLGERAGELKKAPTRLGNRTYAAGEASPGTYVHER; via the coding sequence ATGAGTAACAAGAACAACGATGAGTTGCAGCGGCAGGCCTCGGAGAACACCTTGGGGCTGAACCCGGTCATCGGCATTCGCCGCAAGGATCTGTTGACCTCGGCGCGCACGGTATTGCGCCAGGCATTGCGTCAACCGTTGCACAGCGCCAAGCACGTGGCGCATTTCGGCCTGGAACTGAAGAACGTGCTGCTGGGCAAATCGAGTCTTCAGCCCGAAAGCGACGACCGTCGCTTCAGCGACCCGGCCTGGAGCAACAACCCGCTGTACCGCCGCTACCTGCAGACTTACCTGGCCTGGCGCAAGGAGCTGCACGACTGGATCGGCGAGAGCGACCTGTCGCCCCAGGACATCAGCCGCGGCCAGTTCGTCATCAACCTGATGACCGAGGCCATGGCGCCCACCAACACCCTCTCCAACCCCGCCGCGGTCAAGCGCTTCTTCGAGACCGGCGGCAAGAGCCTGCTCGACGGCCTCTCCCACCTCGCCAAGGACCTGGTCAACAACGGCGGCATGCCCAGCCAGGTGAACATGGAAGCCTTCGAGGTGGGCAAGAACCTGGCCACCAGCGAAGGCGCGGTGGTGTACCGCAACGATGTGCTGGAACTGATCCAGTACAGCCCCATCACCGAACAGGTGCACGCCCGCCCCCTGCTGGTGGTGCCGCCGCAGATCAACAAGTTCTACGTCTTCGACCTGAGCCCGGAAAAGAGCCTGGCGCGCTTCTGCCTGCGCTCCCAGCAGCAGACTTTCATCGTCAGCTGGCGCAACCCGACCAAGGCGCAACGCGAGTGGGGCCTGTCGACCTACATCGACGCGCTGAAGGAAGCTGTCGACGCAGTGCTGGCGATCACCGGCAGCAAAGACTTGAACATGCTCGGCGCCTGCTCGGGCGGCATCACCTGCACCGCGCTGGTAGGCCACTACGCGGCGCTCGGCGAGAAGAAGGTCAACGCCCTCACGCTGCTGGTCAGCGTGCTCGACACCACGGTCGACACCCAGGTGGCGCTGTTCGTCGACGAGCAGACGCTGGAGGCGGCCAAGCGCCACTCCTATCAAGCCGGCGTGCTCGAAGGCAGCGACATGGCCAAGGTGTTCGCCTGGATGCGCCCCAACGACCTGATCTGGAACTACTGGGTCAACAACTACCTGCTGGGCAACGAGCCGCCGGTGTTCGACATCCTGTTCTGGAACAACGACACCACGCGCCTGCCGGCCGCCTTCCACGGCGACCTCATCGAGATGTTCAAGAACAACCCGCTGATCCGCTCCAACGCCCTGGAAGTGTGCGGCACCGCCATCGACCTGAAGCAGGTCGACTGCGACATCTACAGCGTCGCCGGCACCGCCGACCACATCACCCCCTGGCAATCGTGCTACCGCTCGGCGCACCTGTTCGGCGGCAAGATCGAGTTCGTGCTGTCCAACAGCGGGCACATCCAGAGCATTCTCAACCCGCCAGGCAACCCCAAGGCGCGCTTCCTGACCGGCGAGGACCGCCCGGACGATCCGGTGGCCTGGCAGGAGAACGCAGTCAAGCACGCCGACTCCTGGTGGCTGCACTGGCAGAGCTGGCTGGGCGAGCGCGCGGGCGAACTGAAGAAAGCACCCACGCGCCTGGGCAACCGCACATACGCCGCCGGCGAGGCATCGCCGGGCACCTATGTCCACGAACGCTGA
- the phaZ gene encoding poly(3-hydroxyalkanoate) depolymerase, which yields MPPPYIFRTVELDDQSIRTAVRPGKPHLTPLLIFNGIGANLELVFPFIEALDPDLEVIAFDVPGVGGSSTPRHPYRFPGLAKLTARMLDYLDYGQVNAIGVSWGGALAQQFAHDYPERCKKLVLAATAAGAVMVPGKPKVLWMMASPRRYIQPSHVIRIAPTIYGGGFRRDPDLALHHASKVRSGGKLGYYWQLFAGLGWTSIHWLHKIHQPTLVLAGDDDPLIPLINMRLLAWRIPNAQLHIIDDGHLFLITRAEAVAPIIMKFLQQERQRAVMHPRPASGG from the coding sequence ATGCCGCCACCCTACATCTTCAGGACCGTCGAGCTGGATGATCAGTCCATCCGCACCGCGGTCCGTCCGGGCAAGCCGCACCTGACACCCTTGCTGATCTTCAACGGCATCGGTGCCAACCTCGAGCTGGTGTTCCCGTTCATCGAGGCCCTGGATCCGGACCTGGAGGTGATCGCCTTCGACGTGCCCGGCGTCGGCGGCTCGTCGACGCCCCGCCACCCTTACCGCTTCCCCGGGCTGGCCAAGCTGACGGCGCGCATGCTCGACTACCTGGACTACGGCCAGGTCAACGCGATCGGCGTGTCCTGGGGCGGCGCCCTGGCCCAGCAGTTCGCCCACGACTACCCGGAGCGCTGCAAGAAGCTGGTGCTCGCCGCCACCGCCGCCGGCGCGGTGATGGTGCCGGGCAAGCCCAAGGTGCTGTGGATGATGGCCAGCCCGCGGCGCTACATCCAGCCATCCCACGTGATCCGCATCGCCCCGACCATCTATGGCGGTGGTTTTCGCCGCGACCCCGACCTGGCCCTGCACCACGCCTCGAAGGTGCGCTCCGGCGGCAAGCTGGGCTACTACTGGCAGCTGTTCGCCGGGCTCGGCTGGACCAGCATCCACTGGCTGCACAAGATCCACCAGCCCACCCTGGTGCTGGCCGGCGACGATGACCCGTTGATCCCGCTGATCAACATGCGCCTGCTGGCCTGGCGAATTCCCAATGCGCAGCTACACATAATCGACGATGGCCATCTGTTCCTGATCACCCGGGCCGAGGCCGTCGCCCCGATCATCATGAAATTCCTCCAGCAAGAGCGCCAGCGCGCGGTCATGCACCCCCGGCCCGCCTCCGGCGGCTGA
- the phaC gene encoding class II poly(R)-hydroxyalkanoic acid synthase, which yields MKDKPASGTTPVPATSMNLQNAINGLRGRDLLSTLRHVGRHGLRHPLYTARHLLELGGTLGRVILGDTPFQPHARDNRFSDPTWSENPLYRRGLQAYLAWQKQTRRWIEESTLSDDDRARAQFLFTLVSDAVAPSNSLLNPLAVKELFNTGGQSLLRGASYLLDDLRHNDGLPRQVDERAFEVGGNLAATPGAVVFRNELLELIQYKPMSEQQYARPLLVVPPQINKYYIFDLSPTNSFVQYMLKNGLQVFMVSWRNPDPRHREWGLSSYVQALEEALNACRSISGSRDLNLMGACAGGLTMAALQGHLQAKKQLRKVRSATYLVSMLDSQFDSPASLFADEQTIEASKRRSYQRGVLDGGEVARIFAWMRPNDLIWNYWVNNYLMGKKPPAFDILYWNADSTRLPAAYHGELLDFFKLNPLTFPEGLEVCGTPIDLKQVDLDSFTVAGSNDHITPWDAVYRSALLLGGDRRFLLANSGHIQSIINPPGNPKSYYLENPKLSSDPRAWFHDAQRRDGSWWPLWQEWITQRSGTLKPQRTELGNATYPPLGPAPGNYVMAR from the coding sequence ATGAAAGACAAACCGGCATCAGGGACGACACCGGTCCCCGCCACCAGCATGAACCTGCAGAACGCAATCAACGGCCTGCGCGGTCGCGACCTGCTGTCGACCCTGCGCCATGTCGGCCGCCACGGCCTGCGCCACCCGTTGTACACCGCCCGCCACCTGCTGGAACTGGGCGGCACCCTGGGTCGGGTAATACTTGGCGACACGCCGTTCCAGCCCCATGCCCGCGACAACCGTTTCAGCGACCCGACCTGGAGCGAAAACCCGCTCTACCGCCGAGGGCTGCAGGCCTACCTCGCCTGGCAGAAGCAGACCCGCCGCTGGATCGAGGAAAGCACCCTGAGTGACGACGATCGTGCCCGTGCGCAATTCCTGTTCACCCTGGTCAGCGACGCCGTGGCCCCGAGCAATTCACTGCTCAACCCGCTGGCGGTCAAGGAGCTGTTCAACACCGGCGGCCAGAGCCTGCTGCGTGGCGCCAGCTACCTGCTGGACGACCTGCGCCACAACGACGGCCTCCCGCGCCAGGTCGACGAACGCGCCTTCGAGGTCGGTGGCAACCTCGCCGCCACCCCGGGCGCGGTGGTGTTTCGCAACGAGCTGCTGGAGCTGATCCAGTACAAGCCCATGAGCGAACAACAGTACGCCCGCCCCTTGCTGGTGGTACCCCCTCAAATCAACAAGTACTACATCTTCGACCTGAGCCCGACCAACAGCTTCGTCCAGTACATGCTCAAGAACGGCCTGCAGGTGTTCATGGTCAGCTGGCGCAACCCCGACCCGCGCCACCGCGAATGGGGCCTGTCGAGCTACGTGCAGGCACTGGAGGAAGCGCTGAACGCCTGCCGCAGCATCAGTGGCAGCCGCGACCTCAACCTCATGGGCGCCTGCGCCGGGGGGCTGACCATGGCCGCCCTGCAGGGCCACTTGCAGGCCAAGAAACAACTGCGCAAGGTGCGTAGCGCCACCTACCTGGTGAGCATGCTCGACAGCCAGTTCGACAGCCCCGCCAGCCTGTTCGCCGACGAGCAGACCATCGAGGCGTCCAAGCGTCGCTCCTACCAGCGCGGCGTGCTCGACGGCGGCGAGGTGGCGCGGATCTTCGCCTGGATGCGCCCCAACGACCTGATCTGGAATTACTGGGTCAACAACTACCTGATGGGCAAGAAGCCACCGGCGTTCGACATTCTCTACTGGAACGCCGACAGCACCCGCCTGCCCGCCGCCTATCACGGCGAGTTGCTGGACTTCTTCAAGCTCAACCCACTGACCTTCCCCGAGGGGCTCGAGGTGTGCGGCACCCCCATCGACCTCAAGCAGGTCGACCTCGACAGTTTCACCGTGGCCGGCAGCAACGACCACATCACCCCCTGGGACGCGGTGTACCGCTCGGCCCTGCTGCTCGGTGGCGACCGGCGTTTCCTGCTGGCCAACAGTGGGCATATCCAGAGCATCATCAACCCGCCCGGCAACCCCAAGTCCTACTACCTCGAGAACCCCAAGCTGTCCAGCGACCCACGGGCCTGGTTCCACGATGCCCAGCGTCGCGACGGCAGCTGGTGGCCACTGTGGCAGGAATGGATCACCCAGCGCTCGGGCACGCTCAAGCCACAGCGCACGGAACTGGGCAACGCCACCTATCCACCGCTGGGCCCTGCGCCAGGCAACTATGTGATGGCCCGCTGA
- a CDS encoding TetR/AcrR family transcriptional regulator, which translates to MKTRDRILECALQLFNRQGEPNVSTLEIANELGISPGNLYYHFHGKEPLVIGLFERFEEELMTLLDPPLDVQLEAEDYWLFLHLIVERMAQYRFLLQDLSNLTGRLPKLARGMRSLINALKRTLAALLASLKAQGQVTSETQALGQLVEQITLTLICSLDYQRVIGREGDVGVVVYQVMMLVAPHLQAPARRAAEQLAMRYLEG; encoded by the coding sequence ATGAAGACCCGCGACCGTATCCTCGAATGCGCCCTGCAGTTGTTCAACCGCCAGGGCGAGCCGAATGTCTCGACCCTGGAGATCGCCAACGAACTGGGCATCAGCCCGGGCAACCTGTACTACCACTTCCACGGCAAGGAGCCGCTGGTGATCGGCTTGTTCGAGCGCTTCGAGGAAGAGCTGATGACCTTGCTCGACCCACCGCTGGACGTACAGCTGGAGGCCGAGGACTACTGGCTGTTCCTGCACCTGATCGTCGAACGCATGGCCCAGTACCGGTTCCTGCTCCAGGACCTGTCCAACCTCACCGGCCGCCTGCCCAAGCTGGCGCGGGGCATGCGCAGCCTGATCAACGCCCTCAAGCGCACCCTGGCCGCACTGCTGGCCAGCCTCAAGGCCCAGGGCCAGGTGACCAGCGAGACCCAGGCATTGGGGCAACTGGTGGAACAGATCACCCTGACCCTGATCTGCTCGCTGGACTACCAGCGGGTGATCGGCCGCGAGGGCGATGTGGGGGTGGTGGTGTACCAGGTGATGATGCTGGTGGCGCCACACCTGCAGGCGCCGGCGCGCAGGGCGGCGGAACAGTTGGCGATGCGCTATCTGGAAGGCTGA
- a CDS encoding phasin family protein — translation MAGKKNTEKEGSSWVGGIEKYSRKIWLAGLGIYSKIDQDGPKLFDTLVKDGEKAEKQAKKSVDSAAGSAKSATTSRVSDVKERALGKWSELEEAFDKRLNSAISRLGVPSRNEIKALHQQVDTLTKQIEKLTGASVTPISKAGASKTAAKPLAKAAAKPAAKTAAAKPAAKPAAKTAAAKPAAKPAAKPAAAKKPAVKKAAAAKPAGVAPAATAAPAPSAAPASATPSAPVNAAAQA, via the coding sequence ATGGCTGGCAAGAAGAACACCGAGAAAGAAGGTAGCTCCTGGGTCGGCGGAATCGAGAAGTACTCCCGCAAGATCTGGCTGGCTGGCCTGGGTATCTACTCGAAGATCGACCAGGACGGTCCGAAGCTGTTCGACACGCTGGTGAAGGATGGCGAGAAAGCTGAAAAGCAGGCGAAGAAGAGCGTCGATTCGGCCGCTGGCAGCGCCAAGTCGGCGACCACTTCGCGGGTGTCCGACGTCAAGGAACGTGCCCTGGGCAAGTGGAGCGAGCTCGAAGAAGCCTTCGACAAGCGTCTGAACAGCGCCATCTCGCGCCTGGGCGTGCCCAGCCGCAATGAGATCAAGGCCCTGCACCAGCAGGTCGACACGCTGACCAAGCAGATCGAGAAACTGACTGGCGCTTCGGTCACGCCGATCTCCAAGGCGGGCGCGAGCAAGACTGCGGCCAAACCGCTGGCCAAGGCCGCCGCCAAGCCGGCAGCCAAGACCGCTGCGGCGAAGCCAGCCGCCAAGCCTGCGGCTAAAACCGCAGCGGCCAAGCCAGCGGCAAAACCGGCCGCCAAGCCGGCTGCGGCCAAGAAACCGGCAGTGAAGAAAGCCGCTGCGGCCAAGCCTGCGGGCGTTGCGCCAGCAGCAACCGCCGCCCCGGCACCCAGCGCGGCGCCGGCCAGCGCCACCCCGTCGGCACCGGTGAACGCGGCCGCCCAGGCCTGA
- a CDS encoding phasin family protein, with amino-acid sequence MAKVSLKHKDDDQGTLGEVRGYARKIWLAGLGAYARVGQESTDYFKELVKAGEGVEKRGKKRIDKELDAANGQLDEATREVTRVRGKVEVQLDKIEKAFDARVGRALNRLGIPSKHDVEALSIKLEQLHELLERVAHKP; translated from the coding sequence ATGGCCAAAGTGAGTCTCAAGCACAAAGACGACGACCAGGGCACCCTGGGCGAAGTGCGCGGCTACGCGCGCAAGATCTGGCTGGCGGGCCTGGGCGCCTACGCCCGCGTCGGCCAGGAAAGCACCGACTACTTCAAGGAGCTGGTCAAGGCCGGTGAAGGCGTCGAGAAGCGCGGCAAGAAGCGCATCGACAAGGAGCTCGATGCCGCCAACGGCCAGCTCGACGAAGCCACCCGCGAAGTGACCCGCGTGCGCGGCAAAGTCGAGGTCCAACTGGACAAAATCGAGAAGGCCTTCGACGCCCGCGTCGGTCGCGCCTTGAATCGCCTCGGCATTCCGTCTAAACATGACGTTGAGGCGTTGTCCATCAAGCTTGAACAGCTGCATGAGCTGCTCGAGCGCGTCGCGCACAAACCATAA
- a CDS encoding polyhydroxyalkanoic acid system family protein, which produces MTQISVERKHSLGREAVRAKAQALVDRLAREYDLKASWNGDRVDVSRSGANGSVQIFDDSIRVELKLGMMLSMMSGTIKGEIERALDKALA; this is translated from the coding sequence ATGACTCAGATCAGCGTCGAACGCAAACACTCCCTCGGCCGCGAAGCCGTCCGCGCCAAGGCGCAGGCGCTGGTGGACCGGCTGGCCCGTGAATACGACCTCAAGGCCAGCTGGAACGGCGACCGCGTCGATGTGTCGCGTAGCGGCGCCAATGGCAGCGTGCAGATCTTCGACGACAGCATCCGTGTCGAGCTCAAGCTGGGCATGATGCTGTCGATGATGAGCGGCACCATCAAGGGCGAGATCGAGCGGGCGCTGGACAAGGCCCTGGCCTGA
- the ubiE gene encoding bifunctional demethylmenaquinone methyltransferase/2-methoxy-6-polyprenyl-1,4-benzoquinol methylase UbiE, whose amino-acid sequence MTDPRKGDHAEPTTHFGYQDVPESQKAKKVAEVFHSVAAKYDLMNDVLSGGMHRLWKRFTIELSGVRSGNRVLDIAGGTGDLAAKFSRLVGPTGQVVLADINESMLKVGRDRLLDRGVAGNIEFVQADAEKLPFPDNHFDCVTIAFGLRNVTHKDEAIRSMLRVLKPGGRLLVLEFSKPTNKLMSKAYDAYSFAFMPLAGKLITNDSESYRYLAESIRMHPDQETLKAMMVEAGFDRVTYHNMTSGIVAVHRGIKP is encoded by the coding sequence ATGACCGACCCGCGCAAAGGCGACCACGCCGAACCCACCACACACTTCGGCTACCAGGACGTGCCCGAGAGCCAGAAGGCGAAGAAAGTCGCCGAAGTGTTCCACTCGGTGGCCGCCAAGTACGACCTGATGAACGACGTGCTCTCCGGCGGCATGCACCGCCTGTGGAAGCGCTTCACCATCGAGCTGTCCGGCGTGCGCAGCGGCAACCGGGTGCTGGACATCGCCGGCGGCACCGGTGACCTGGCCGCCAAGTTCTCGCGCCTGGTCGGCCCGACCGGCCAGGTAGTGCTGGCCGACATCAACGAATCGATGCTCAAGGTCGGCCGCGACCGCCTGCTCGACCGTGGCGTGGCCGGCAACATCGAGTTCGTCCAGGCCGACGCCGAGAAGCTGCCGTTCCCGGACAACCACTTCGACTGCGTGACCATCGCCTTCGGCCTGCGCAACGTGACGCACAAGGATGAAGCCATCCGCTCCATGCTGCGCGTGCTCAAGCCAGGCGGCCGCCTGCTGGTGCTGGAATTCTCCAAACCCACCAACAAGCTGATGTCCAAGGCCTACGACGCCTACTCGTTCGCCTTCATGCCACTGGCCGGCAAGCTGATCACCAACGACTCGGAAAGCTACCGTTATCTCGCCGAGTCGATCCGCATGCACCCCGACCAGGAAACGCTCAAAGCGATGATGGTCGAGGCCGGTTTCGACCGCGTCACCTACCACAACATGACCAGCGGCATCGTCGCCGTGCACCGGGGAATCAAGCCCTGA
- a CDS encoding ubiquinone biosynthesis accessory factor UbiJ, with protein MLLAGLLASVEHGLNRVLRLDSTALPRLAMLEGKVVEIDCVQPALKLFVLPDEQGLMLAAHWQGEVDCTLRAPAGRLAQLALAKDKTAVLHSPQVALHGDSAVMLDLFGILQDLDLDWEYELQRWLGPVPTALIAGHLRLRARWTRQGLARFGQNLSEYLAEESRTLVGKREAEAAFSELDALKVDIERLEARLRRLAHTLDTSDNA; from the coding sequence ATGCTGCTGGCCGGCCTGCTCGCCAGCGTCGAGCACGGGCTCAACCGCGTCCTGCGCCTGGACAGCACCGCGCTGCCGCGGCTGGCCATGCTCGAGGGCAAGGTGGTCGAGATCGACTGCGTGCAGCCGGCCCTCAAGCTGTTCGTGCTGCCCGATGAACAGGGCCTGATGCTCGCCGCCCACTGGCAGGGCGAGGTCGACTGCACCTTGCGCGCCCCCGCCGGGCGCCTGGCGCAGCTTGCGCTGGCCAAGGACAAGACTGCCGTGCTGCATAGCCCGCAGGTCGCGCTGCATGGCGACAGTGCGGTAATGCTCGACCTGTTCGGCATCCTGCAGGACCTCGACCTGGACTGGGAATACGAGCTGCAACGCTGGCTCGGCCCGGTACCGACGGCATTGATCGCCGGCCACCTGCGCCTGCGCGCGCGCTGGACCAGGCAGGGCCTGGCCCGCTTCGGCCAGAACCTCTCCGAGTACCTGGCCGAAGAGTCCCGCACCCTGGTCGGCAAACGCGAAGCCGAAGCGGCCTTCAGCGAACTCGACGCGCTGAAAGTCGACATCGAACGCCTCGAGGCGCGCCTGCGCCGCCTCGCCCACACTCTTGATACCAGCGATAACGCATGA
- the ubiB gene encoding ubiquinone biosynthesis regulatory protein kinase UbiB — translation MKLLAVRRLLRIQRVVIRYRLDDLLFEQPLLPWWLASLRLLMPWRWLPRKPLELSRGARLRLALQDLGPIFIKFGQLLSTRRDLLPTDIADELMLLQDRVPPFDPQHAVALIEEQLGSTVGEVFSRFDVEPLASASVAQVHAARLKSGEEVVVKVVRPGLKPVIAQDLAWLFLIAKAAERASADARRLHPVEIVGDYEKTIYDELDLLREAANASQLRRNFEGSELMYVPQVYWDLCRPKVLVMERIYGVPVTDMATLADQRTDMKMLAERGVEVFFTQVFRDSFFHADMHPGNIFVSTVKPWSPQYIAIDCGIVGSLTAEDQDYLARNLIAFFKRDYRRVAQLHIDSGWVPAQTKVNEFEAAIRTVCEPIFEKPLKDISFGQVLMRLFQTARRFNMEVQPQLVLLQKTLLNIEGLGRQLYPDLDLWSTAKPFLERWMRGRMSPKAVIGNLYNQAEQLPHLADMTRDLLERLSQPHLNDAQLPERRRQGDNWALRLLGAGLLGGGATLAAGAVSLSAPGAWPAWLMLAAGLYLIVRR, via the coding sequence ATGAAGCTGCTCGCCGTCCGCCGTCTGTTGCGCATCCAGCGCGTCGTGATCCGCTACCGCCTCGATGACCTGCTGTTCGAACAACCCCTGCTGCCCTGGTGGCTGGCCAGCCTGCGCCTGCTGATGCCCTGGCGCTGGCTGCCGCGCAAGCCGCTGGAACTGAGCCGTGGCGCGCGCCTGCGTCTGGCGTTGCAGGACCTCGGGCCGATCTTCATCAAGTTCGGCCAGTTGCTCTCTACCCGCCGCGACCTGCTGCCCACCGATATCGCCGACGAACTGATGCTGCTGCAGGACCGGGTGCCGCCATTCGACCCGCAGCACGCCGTGGCGCTGATCGAAGAGCAGCTCGGCTCAACGGTGGGCGAAGTGTTCAGCCGCTTCGATGTCGAGCCGCTGGCCTCGGCCTCGGTGGCCCAGGTGCATGCAGCCCGCCTCAAGAGTGGCGAGGAAGTGGTGGTCAAGGTGGTGCGCCCGGGCCTCAAGCCGGTCATCGCCCAGGACCTGGCCTGGCTGTTCCTGATCGCCAAGGCCGCCGAGCGGGCCTCGGCCGATGCCCGCCGCCTGCACCCGGTGGAGATCGTCGGTGACTACGAAAAGACCATCTACGACGAACTCGACCTGCTGCGCGAGGCGGCCAACGCCAGCCAGCTGCGACGCAACTTCGAGGGGTCCGAGCTGATGTACGTGCCCCAGGTCTACTGGGACCTGTGCCGTCCGAAAGTGCTGGTGATGGAGCGCATCTACGGCGTGCCGGTCACCGACATGGCCACCCTGGCCGACCAGCGCACCGACATGAAGATGCTCGCCGAGCGCGGCGTCGAAGTGTTCTTCACCCAGGTGTTCCGCGACAGCTTCTTCCACGCCGACATGCACCCGGGCAACATCTTCGTCAGCACGGTCAAGCCCTGGAGCCCGCAGTACATCGCCATCGACTGTGGCATCGTCGGCAGCCTGACGGCCGAAGACCAGGACTATCTTGCCCGTAACCTGATCGCCTTCTTCAAGCGCGACTATCGCCGCGTGGCGCAGTTGCACATCGATTCGGGCTGGGTGCCGGCGCAGACCAAGGTCAACGAGTTCGAGGCGGCGATCCGCACCGTGTGCGAGCCGATCTTCGAGAAACCGCTCAAGGATATCTCTTTCGGCCAGGTGCTGATGCGCCTGTTCCAGACCGCCCGGCGCTTCAACATGGAAGTCCAGCCGCAGTTGGTGCTGCTGCAGAAGACCCTGCTCAACATCGAAGGCCTGGGCCGCCAGCTGTACCCGGACCTGGACCTGTGGAGCACCGCCAAGCCGTTCCTCGAGCGCTGGATGCGCGGGCGCATGAGCCCGAAGGCGGTGATCGGCAACCTGTACAACCAGGCCGAGCAACTGCCGCACCTGGCGGACATGACCCGCGACCTGCTCGAACGCCTGTCACAACCGCACCTCAATGATGCGCAACTGCCCGAACGGCGCCGCCAAGGCGACAACTGGGCGCTACGCCTGCTCGGTGCCGGCCTGCTCGGCGGCGGCGCGACGCTGGCGGCCGGTGCCGTCAGCCTCAGCGCCCCGGGCGCCTGGCCGGCATGGTTGATGCTGGCCGCAGGCCTGTACCTGATCGTGCGCCGATAG
- the hisI gene encoding phosphoribosyl-AMP cyclohydrolase, which translates to MKDWLDEIKWNSDGLVPAIAQDHKTGRVLMMAWMNRESLALTAAEHRAIYWSRSRGKLWRKGEESGHVQKLHEMRLDCDADVIILMVEQLGHIACHTGRESCFYRVYEDGQWKTVDPVLKDPHAIYSAGH; encoded by the coding sequence ATGAAAGACTGGCTGGACGAGATCAAGTGGAACAGCGATGGCCTGGTGCCGGCGATCGCCCAGGACCACAAGACCGGGCGCGTGCTGATGATGGCCTGGATGAACCGTGAATCCCTCGCCCTGACCGCCGCCGAGCATCGCGCCATCTACTGGTCGCGCTCGCGGGGCAAGCTGTGGCGCAAGGGCGAAGAGTCGGGCCATGTGCAGAAACTGCACGAGATGCGCCTGGACTGCGACGCCGACGTGATCATCCTGATGGTCGAGCAACTGGGGCATATCGCCTGCCATACCGGCCGCGAAAGCTGCTTCTACCGCGTCTATGAAGACGGCCAGTGGAAAACCGTCGACCCGGTCCTGAAAGACCCGCACGCCATCTACAGCGCAGGACACTGA
- a CDS encoding phosphoribosyl-ATP diphosphatase, protein MSDTLNRLAEVLEERKQAAPDSSYVASLYHKGLNKILEKLGEESIETIIAAKDAAVSKDYSDVIYETADLWFHSLVMLSALGQHPQAVLDELERRFGLSGHDEKAARQPSA, encoded by the coding sequence ATGAGCGACACACTGAACCGCCTCGCCGAGGTACTGGAAGAGCGCAAGCAGGCGGCGCCGGACAGCAGCTATGTGGCCAGCCTGTATCACAAGGGCCTGAACAAGATCCTCGAGAAGCTCGGCGAAGAGTCCATCGAGACCATCATCGCCGCCAAGGATGCCGCCGTCAGCAAGGATTACAGCGATGTCATCTATGAGACCGCAGACCTGTGGTTTCATAGCCTGGTCATGCTCAGCGCGCTGGGCCAGCACCCACAAGCGGTGCTCGACGAGCTGGAGCGCCGTTTCGGGCTTTCCGGGCATGACGAGAAGGCTGCGCGCCAGCCTTCTGCCTGA